GGTCAAGACTTTGCTAACCCCTGCACTTTAGCATTAAGTTTCTGTTTGAATACAACTGTTTACTGccctccctgtgtcctcagaCACACTCAAGGAGCACCCTTCCTTCTCCAGAGACAGGTAGGTATTTTACTAACACTCTGACGTCTTCCTTGTAGCAGTACCAAGCTGCGTGACCCACTCATTTACTCTTCTGACAAATAATTGCTTTAATGCTATGCAGCCAAAACAAACTTTACACATTAATCAAAATTTGATCAACTCACTTGTAATGGCTGCCATGCCTTGTAGCTTGAGAAATGCAGCCCTGTGCTAATCAACTTACTTATTACACCAGTGTTCTTCAAATAGTTGTACTCATATACCACTGAGAGAGCTTTGAAAAATTGGCAGTACCCCTCAGACAATTTTTACTGACATCTACAAATTTTCCTATAAGTTTAAATAGTAGTTACAAATGTAACTTCTAGCATGTTATAAAATGGGATGTTTTAAGATAAAATGGTTACATTTTTCCTTAATGTGTCCTAATAAATCAAAATGCCATCGCAATTTGATACCACCTTTTTCCGTGTGCTAGATGCAGTGGGATGCCATCCAGATGCCTCCTCTATAGTCACTGCCTTCGTTCCCCAGCTGCCCTCTGTGAAATACACCGCTGGCTCATATCTGAGGCTCTCCACAGGAAGTGGTTGTGACTGAAGGGCACTACCTAGCTGAAAGGTTATGCTTCCTccctgggaggcagccaaaaatCAGTGACTGGTCTATTGTGAGAACTCAGAGACCTGACCCACTCACCTCATTCTACCATCCAAGCTCCAGAGTTTCCCATGAGATGGGCTACAGCCTCTGTGGTGACTACACCAGAGCCCATCTTTCCTAGAATTCTCTCAAATCACTCTCAAActcattcctctttattttctttgttttttccttccctctacaaatatacaaaaatatgtagaGGTTTACATAGTATCTTAGTATCTATATACCTCTCCCTAGAAGGTAGTCTATGTGATGAAAATAGAGTTTGGAATAAGAAGACCTGAGATTGACCATGATTTTGGACAATTCATTTAACTTTATTAAGCTTCTAtttacttatctataaaatggtgataataattttCCTGTGTATTATCCCATATATGTGAAAGACATGTATAAATACAGTCAATATAAACACCATACTCAAAAATACAGCCCAATGAAACATTCTGTCTGCTATGCTTTATGGAGTTTAAATTttggaaggaaagaacaaagaagattttaaaaatatagtcttaTAAAGAACCATTCACATGTCTTATCTGTAAAcatatggtttatttatttatttatgcttttaataATTAAACTAGGGAAAATCAGTTCACTtaaacatacaaataattttatcaacATAGTATTTGCAGAGAAAGAATTCCTTTCGTCAAAATATCACAACACTGAATTTCACAGTTAAAACCACATGCAGATTGTAGAATCATGTTACAGAATGTTTCCACGGAatgtgttaaatataaaaataatccaatGCAATTTCCATTTAACACATTGTACAAAACTCCTTCTTCAATGGAATTAACAAGTTTACAATCTTTCCCATAAGGTGCAATGTATTCAAAGTGCTCTGTAGCATTGAGGTTGAGatcaaagaacaaatactgtaaaACTGCACCATAATGCAGCTCAGTAATACATGAAATTGGATATAATATAGATGGAATCCATTCATAAAACAAAGGAGATCTACGATGTGCTGTAACTCTAATCCTCGAGAGGGAAGGGGCTGAAGGACTTCATACACATCATTATAGTCATAATGAAAACGAGTTTAAAGTTGAACTCATCACTTTCGTAGTAAGTACGCTTTACTAGAGATAGAAaaattgagaaagagaaaatgagagaaagggggagagagagagaaagagagagagagagagagttcacAATACTTCTGTAATCCATTTTCCAACTGAGACTAATCTGCAATATAATCAATAGTCATGACAGCAATTTGCAGACTTCAGAGTACATCAGAATTACCCAGAGGGCTTGCTAAAACAATTGCTAGTCCCCACCCACAGACTTTCCTTCCAATTCAATAGGTACAAGATGAGGGCAAGAAGTGGTATTTGGGACAGTTTCAAGTGATGCTATATCCTGATCAACggatcacattttgagaaccatgGTAGGGCAGCCAGCATGGATTATAGGATGATTTAGGGCAACAGTTCTCAATTTTGGCTACATAGTAGAatcaagtaaataataataataataaacttgatGCCTACACCCGTCTAAAACTAATTAAATCTGAATATTTGCGGTAGGACCAGTGGTTGAATCATTCATGCATTCCTGAAAATGTCCCACGAAAGTCTAAATGTGTAGTCCAGCTAGAGAAACACTGATTTTAGGTAATTTTCTTTTGCCTCTGCACGTGGAGAAAAGATAGCCAAACCAATGTGCCCTTTGGAGTACTGGTGTATGAACAAAGATGTCTTCGAGGAAATCAGAATCCCCAGTAGGCACACTGACACACAACTATTTCTAGTAATATCAGGGAGTAATGTAGAAAGCGATTGTGACTGGTGATTTACAATGCACTCCAAGGTTAGTTCACAGGTTTGAAATAACAGAACTTGGGAAGCTGAGCAGCAGACTAATTTAATCCAAGTTTCTTTTCCATTGAATGACATCAACCGAAGCGTCTAGAATGTTGGTTTATGTGCTGATGTGCAATGTTTACCTGCTATAATTATTGTTACTCATTTCACTCAGctaaattatttattactatGATTAAAATTCAAGTGGCCCACAAATAAGGCACCCAGGGCTGAAATGCCACTGGTGTTTACCAGTCTACCTCAGAAAGCAAAactacagaaacacacacacaaaaccaaggGCACTTTGAAATAAGATTTCCACTTTAAATTATTCTTCTggcataaatagaaaaaatgactATTTCTAAGTGAATATACACGCCATGGgatcattttacagatcaggagcAATCTTTAGTACTGAGTGTACACGGAAGGACCTTTCAAGCTCATTTTCACAGACCAAGTCATTAAAGCCCCAAGCCACCgattttaaataaaactctcATGTATGAAACTGGGTCTAATGTTTGATTATAAATAAGAAGGAATTTAAACAATCCCCAGACATCGGAACTGGGCCGATCGTTGGGGAAAGTCGAACATTTGAAAACCAtcaatttaatttgaatataGGCACGCTAGCTATGTTGAATGCATGACAGCCTCACAGTCCTGTTAGGAACCACTGCTGTAAGGAGGGTCTGGCAGATGTGCCAGCTATTGTCAAGGTGCTTGCTGTGCTACTAACCACCACTGACAGACTGGGAACCAGCTCAGACAAGCACagtgattttcttaaaaaaagataaaacctaAAGTCCTGGTGAGATGCTCGGCTGAATATTTCTCCACTCTTTAAGTCTTccagaacacatttttaaaaatatcctgaaaaataataaaaaggatagTAAACTACGAATATAATCACTCAGGATAGTAGAAACTAGGCACTAAGGATCTGAGGACATCAAGGTAATAGCAGGACTACaaggaaatgctaaaaataatttcGGTCTTTTGTTACCATCttcaatattttacatatgtacatataatatgtattttatgtatttttgtaattttatatatttttaatattttaatatatttatggctatatatgcatacatacatattacacttcataaaactgaagaaatgaaggcaTAGAGCTCATTTAAAGGCAAATAATCATAGCCATTCCTTTAAACACTAAAAGGGTAGTGAATTCTGGAATAGCGTTTGCTTCTTTCCTTGTGTGGTATGTCCCTGTGGTACATTCTCCTCTGTATTTCATCTTTGGGGCCCTCTAAGGGAGATATGGATCTCACTACATCAAAGAGCCGTGCTTGCAAAGACAGAGGATGTGATGTAGAATTGCAAAGGGAATAGATGTGGGTCCCCGTGTGTGCTTTGGCCCCCACCTCCACTTCACTAAGCTCGATCCTGATGGCTGGGTGCTAAGCAGAAGAGAACTGAAGcccatgtgtgtacatgtatacaaGGACCCATAAAGGGATGAGCCAGCCCAAAGGGGTTATCTGTTTTATCCCACAAACAGATCAGGCTTAAACTCACCGTCTGCCATGAAGTCTCTTAGGCCTTCATGTGGTTCGTGGAAAGACCTACATTCTCACTTTCTCTTTGCACTGTATGTTCTTGTTTCTCTTGGTTTCCAGTGCAGTCGGGTTTTACAGGGAGTATTGCTTCATCCTGTAGACTCTCTCCCCTTGGCTCAGATTCTCGCTTTTGGGATAATCCTAGTCTGAATTCTTCAGCCTGGCCTGACTCCTGTCCCCCAACAGGGCTACACAGCCCTGTCTCCTCTCCCATTAGCTCTGCCCCCTGCTGAGTGGTGCCAGCTTCCTCTCCCTTTGGAGCCTGCCCGAGCTGTGGGGCCTTCCCTTCCAGGTCTAAAGGTTCCCCTAGATCCCCTACCTCAGTCTCTGATGCTCCAATCCCTGGCATCTCCTCCACTGCTGGCACATCCTCCCTGCTCAGTGCTGTTTCCTCTACTGCCACCCTCTCTGCAGCTGCTGCTTTTCCAAGTAACTCATCCACTGTGTGCCAAGTTTCCTCTTCAGCAACATCTGAAAAGTTGGAGGCTGTATTTGCAGCTGTGTTCTCCGCAGCTGCCTTCAAATCTGCCAACACCTCTTTTTTCACCTCAGCCATTTCTGCTGTTCCTCCATCTTGGTGCAGATCTTCTTCAGTCACAACTACTCCTCCTTGCAAGCTCCCATCCCCCTCTGTGTCCCTGCCCTTCATCACGCCTGTCCCCAGGATGCACTCTTTATCAGCCTCCCCTTCTGGGTCCTCATCCATCACTTCTTCACTCAACCTTTCTCCCATCATGGAACCTCCCTTAGGAACATCTTCTTGGGTCATTGCCGTGGCCCCTACTCCTTGATGCCCTTGCGAAGACCCTTCTTTACCTCTCCTTTCCAGTCCTGCAAGGCCATCTTGATCGTGGGCTGCACACTCCTGGGCCTCGCCTGTGGCTGTGATCGTAGCCTCAGCTGCCTGTGCCTGTCGCACTGGGTCACTTTCAGGAGGTCCTATCACACCCTCTCCCTCAGGGTCTGGCCCCTCATCCGGCTCTGAGGGAGCCACGTTCTCCTCCTCTCTGTGAAGCATCTCTGCTCTGCCTTCGTGCTCTGTATCTCCAGTTTCTCTCAGTCTTTCCCCTCCTTCGTCTTTCCTCAGAGCTCTTATGCTTTCCAGTGACTTTTCaaatccagttgctgtttctaacatagtcacctctctctctctcagtataTCTTCTTCTTGTGGCCCTGTGTTTTCAATCAATTCAGACGCCTCTGTGGGTGCTTCCTTCTCAACATCACATTTCACTtcagtttgggagccttcctcaGGTCTTACTTCCTTCACggtttccctctcttcccttttaaacttttgctcttcttttaaaatgctttcatcCTGAAGCACACTTGCCCTTGTCACCTCTTCTCTCTCAGATTCAGTTTCCCCTAGAGGTGTTTTTGGCCTCTCAGCTTTCATCCTCTCTTTTGCTGCATAGAATTCCTCAGGTAATATTTCTTTCCTATCATTTTCCTTACTAGATTCTACCTCAGTTGCAACTTCCTTCCTTTCCACATCTTCCTGGCAAAGTTCTTCCAGGCTGTCTTTCGAAACTCCCACCTGGATTGCCTCGGCCTTCTCAGAAGCTGAGGAGCTCAGCGGTGTTTCTGCTCCCATAACTGCTTTCCTATCATGAGCTCGTTCCTCTCCCCCATGTATTGCCTCTTCTGAACCAGCCTTTCCCCAGGATGCAGAATCTTCCTCAGGTCCCATGTCCTCTAGATCTGTGGGTGCCTCCTCTTCACTCTCCTCCACATCTAGCTTTtcagaccctgcctcactcacgactgcccttccctctgcctttcccttTGGCATCGTGGCCTTGCTCAGAGCTGCTGCCTCCTGAACACACTCTGAGTTCTGAGCTAGGGCCTTGTTTGCAAGGATTGCCTTCTCCGAAACTTGTTCCTCTTCAGAAGCTGCCTTCTCTGTCTCCAGCACTGTCTGCATCAAGCCTTGCTCTTCAAGAGCCTCATCTTCCTTCAGACATTCAGAGGCTCTTGCTGCTTCTTTTCCCATGGGGTTTAACCCCTCTTtatcctctgcctctgccccactCGCTATGTGCTGAGGGATCTCTCTTCCCTCTGTAAATTGTTTTACTAACACTGGCTGCCCTGCTGTTGGCTTCCTCTCCCCAAAGGGAAGCTCATTAACCCCTACTTTTCCCCACAGTATTACAtcccctttttcttctgttgTGTCAACATCCCTGTGTTGGGGGATTTCATCTTCTGCCATTGCTTCGTCCTTCTCCAGTATATACATTTCTGCTGCAATTGGCTTGAGTTCCTTGTTTGAGTTGAGGGTTTCCCTTTCTTCCATCATTAAATTCCTATTTGGTACTGTAAAATAAGGTTAGAAAACAAGGTTACTTTAATCAAAGTGCACAGGAGGAGATatgatatatattcatatataatataaaagatttaTGTATAATATCAAGTGGTTATTGATagcatatataaaacatttcctcCATTCTATGATACCATTGACTAGAACGTGCACCAGGATGGCTTTTCACGATGAAAAGAAATGCTATCAAATTTAACAGACACATTGATATTAAGGGAAAACTGAACATCACAAatgttgaaaacaaacaaaaacttcatgTCTTAGAATAATCAAATAAATCTCCCTCTCTCatactgcacacacacacacacacacacaacactcctatttttatttgaaatattaggACTTGCAGAAAATCTGTGCAATAAGAAAAATAGtgattatttatttcatcttcttaGAAATCAGTGTTCCCTAAAGCACCATAACATGCCTGTTCTCAGCCTGTTTCTTGTATTCATGTGGGCATTTAACAACACAATCATAATACAGTGCGAGCTCATCATTATCCCACATATTACTACCACATTTTAAAGTGACTATATCTAGATTTAGTCATCAAATAACTTTGTGGCTCAAGGTAAGACTTTTTATTAAAGACACCAATTTATATTATAGGTCAGAATGCCTCCCATCTACATTCAGAAACTGATTTGCTTTTGGTAAAAGGATCACAAAGCCAGACAAGACTTTGTAGTCTGGGACAATTTTCAACATAAATAATCTTCTTGAAGCATTTCATAAGTTCTCATCCACAGTTCCCTGGCAAATCTGGGCATACTAGCTATCATACTTCAATGGATTTAAGttcaatatttcttaaaaggCTTCAAATGGATTTCTTATTATTTAACAAATTCATGTATTTCAGTTGAAATGAtctatgcaaaataaataaaggcatgTCATGCCAAATActcaaatcatttaaatttttccactGCAGAAAATTACTTAGGAAGATAGGAGCTTCTAAAATCGTCATCTTAATAATTTCTGTCAATCTAATCTTTTTCATTTACAGAAGACACTGGACtagatgttataaaataaattatcatacCAAGGTATCAACCTCCAAATTATGTAAACATATGAAGTAGGCAAATGTGTCTTCCTCCGTTTTTTGTAGTACTTGCTTGCCTTTTCGACTAGCCATTTCACTTCCTGTCCATCACCAACAACcgaccagaaaacaaaaaccctgacaCTCACTTCTTCCCTATTACCCCATCTAGGACTAtcttatcatttcattttctctcctaacATAAAACATGACTGTCCTTTGTTGCAGTCCCTTTGTTTCTTGCCAGCTATTAGAAGAAACCATATTGAAGTAAGGCAATAATAGCTGAcattacattttccttaaaaacgTATTTGGAAGGTAaggtttgatttcttcttttgaaagaatAACATAGAAATGTCAGGTCTGGTGTTGACTTTAATAGGTGATCCTCCGTATATCATATTAGTTATATTAAATTGTACCAGGAAACTCCAAGGGGGAAATGTAGAACCAAATGTTCTCTCAGAGAACATGTAGCCAATACCCCTGAAAGAATatggttcattttatttcattacagaTTATTActggatttaaaacaaaattaaattaaagcaaTGAGAAACAGCAATGTCTCTTGAGTCTCTTTCATAGTATATCCATTGCTATTCAAATTCCTGCATGAAAGCATATTAAAAAGTCAgttatgaaaaacatttaaataaagtcCTCTCTTTTGCTAAACTGGCCTCTAAAATTATGGATTATTTAAAGAACattcaggaaaacaaaggaataaaactgCCTAGCCACCATGTAATAATATACCATGCTTAAATTCTAGGAGAGAAAGTGCTAACGGCAGCCAGATGAGCTATTTTATGGACACACAATATCGGGGAGTTAGACATGATATTCCTGAAGCAAAGGTTAGAAAGAGTAACTGAAGTCCTTCTAAGAAACATCTGTACAAAAATATTACATGTGCTTTTATGGTAACCTCATGGGATTGGGGGGGAATAAtataagaaagcaaataatattCACAAATTGGGGTAATTGGATTTAGTGGAATGTGTGTGTCTTGGGACTTGGGAGTCAGATAGACTTGTGTGAGAAtgtcagctctaccacttactaatTGTATGAATTTGGGAAATAACACTGAGTGGCTTCATTCTCTTACCCATAAAATAGGAATAGCAATGCCTGACTCAGAATCCTCGTGATAGTAAACCGTAAAATGCTttgcacagtgcctagcacacagaaAGCCCCAACAAATCTTCCTTTTATACACCCTTCCCACTGCttacaatatattatatgttGTTGCTTGAATCGGATTTGCTCTAACAACTACTGTGCCTGCATTGGAGAATGTTTGGGAGGGTACACTAAAACTCCTCCGGTTAAATGTCCACTATAAAAGATTTGGGATCTCTAAGCTCAGGGCCCTCCTCCTACCACTCAGCCCATTGTGTGTTCAAATGTCACCTGGCCCTCTGTACATTGCCTAgaggaaactggagctcaggAACCAGAATAAGTACAAATATTCTGGttactgcaattttttttgtGAGTAACAAAGTTCTTTATCTCTGAGCCAGGAGTCTTGTGTCTTCTACTAGCCTCTATGAAACAGTGGCTGGCTAATTTGTTTGCTTGAAAATAGGGTAAAACCTCAGATACCTCACAGTGCTTGATGACTatcattaaaaattggaaatgggGGTGATGTGACCATATGACGAATAAAATAAATAGTCTCCCCTACCatcccacacacatacatatattcaaaTCAAGACATTTTTACAAGGCACCCACTAAATATGGGGAAACCTGATTTCAAGGACACGGGATGATTCATGGTCTGTTGGGTTACTCTAACTGGCACTTTTGCAGCTGGAATGCTCATCACCAACAGCCAGGTCATATCCTGACAGCAATAAATtcttctctaattttaaaaaataggaagttCAAATAAATCATTGTGAAATGGGCTTTGGCTCTCCACGTTTTCAATCCTCCTACCTGGTCAACTAGCTGGGAGGCAAGCTATGAAATaagatctgaaaatatttttttagattgtTTTATAATCTAAAGTCTACCctaccaatattttttttataatctaaagtcttttttttcattataggCGCCAATATAgtcaaaaaagaataataatatgcATATCTAATATTAGCTTTAAAGCTCCCCTTCGGGCCTCTCAACCACCTCCTGCCGTCATATTCAttagttgaaaagaaaacaaaagtggaaGAAGGAGGAAACAAGGCTAGGAAGATGAAAAATGGAAGTGgggctgtctttttttttttttttttgcaaatttaatgtggatatataaataatgcatgtataccatgtttcccccaaattaagaCCCAACCAGAAAACAAGCCATAGCATGACTCCCCACGACGCCCGCAACACAAAACAAGGAAGTGGGGCTGTCTTTGGCAGAGGATTTCTGAAGGTCTTTCGGGGGGAATGATGTGCCCTTACCTGTACCTGTGTCAGTCTCTGGCTTCCTCGAGTGCTTCTCTGCCTCATCTGTGCTGCTAACACCAGACTCAGTGTCACAGGGGCAGTGGCAGCCAGGTTCAGCTCTTATCTGTCCAACTGATTGGAGATCATATAAAACACCAAAAGGTATAAAAACAGGTCATGGGAACATTGCTGAGCTATTTCATATCATTTCAGTAAATGGAGTTAATTTAAAAGCATTCACGTTAAAATATgaccttgtttttaaaaactattaagatTAAATAGCTTCTAAGCTatgatttcaaaaagaaaacacaatagaaGACCATGATATAAAGAAATCCATGCAAAGAAGTGCTTGcattgaaaacaatgacaacagCCAGAAGCAGTGACATATTTGCCAAATGCACATGCAATGAAATGGTTGAAAAAAGAGTTTggttgctttttcctttctagaaACGTGTGTTACAGCTTTTATAACACCAATCACCACTGCTCTTTTAAATTGCTAAAACTACCAGAGCTAACTGTACTATGAGCATTTCATCCATTAGGAGATTTTAGTGATTTGACCCTGAAACTCATTCCATATAGAAAGAGCAAAAAAGCAACTGCATGATTCCTATAAATTTGACAGTAAAAGCTGTTGTAGAAATTCATGTGATCAGCAGCTGGTGGCTAGCATATAACTTCGGGAACACAAAGACCAAAGTTTAAGTTCCATACTCCATACTAACTGTCTCACCTGGTTCTTTGGCCTAAGCCTAAGCCTTCATCAAAAAGAGGTATCAATCATTATTGGGAGGAGTAAATGAAGTAATACACGCAGCACATGCTTATCTTTCACTTATTAG
The Rhinolophus ferrumequinum isolate MPI-CBG mRhiFer1 chromosome 9, mRhiFer1_v1.p, whole genome shotgun sequence genome window above contains:
- the ERICH3 gene encoding glutamate-rich protein 3 isoform X2, translating into MKRDHQKYIRECLAQAIFHKVLDMERYHQLEIRKKLETLARKERIQRLKGEPTRWSMENNMPVLCPHPPAGPKTNRGHSVVVDDGHVSPMTRTAPRPYTAPGNMQPPIRLQPLPSNPAVGTVPKITPGSRSKTSLLENEAPFPIGGKKAVMKFRNSKDNSQGMNRYQLLNSYIPIPPSPPPRNGKTTWENRPETWRRRRFRPTTAPNGLEPLFTRDSRKIHKTPLHSNAAITMIYLGKNVHLSYMHPDFRDEIKVYQQHCGGENLCVYKGKLLEKETFQFISKRHHGFPFSLTFFLNGMQVNRLSSCCEYKHRKGSRLGGKRGYFGFVCVERSSPCYKCIIAMGLDKKPTSPKPRKQKSTEKREELEKGKGKLRKDRAYKIPRRNEMEGNRASASVIFSAEEENTEVDEVRTAIEEMESKGKPVQYVWEDDQENIFKYEYEEDFEVYEEKQDEKANEEGQADDQMNGMLKSPSDYEKYNLDPEKENETLSQKAPNADDNVEDEDDGCSESELEEDKQDIKNASSSSSRSHPYSRCSDNESVLGGRETLAENSPSESARSSSSQDLSENDEPGKPHLPTKDCLKTEIEDQEIIKTDVETKPLPIEESLENVLEEETEKGTQVIVKGSSEKSKEQISKEEKGNSKSKLWKESIAKVKDKKAGPRRVEKGVGQIRAEPGCHCPCDTESGVSSTDEAEKHSRKPETDTGTVPNRNLMMEERETLNSNKELKPIAAEMYILEKDEAMAEDEIPQHRDVDTTEEKGDVILWGKVGVNELPFGERKPTAGQPVLVKQFTEGREIPQHIASGAEAEDKEGLNPMGKEAARASECLKEDEALEEQGLMQTVLETEKAASEEEQVSEKAILANKALAQNSECVQEAAALSKATMPKGKAEGRAVVSEAGSEKLDVEESEEEAPTDLEDMGPEEDSASWGKAGSEEAIHGGEERAHDRKAVMGAETPLSSSASEKAEAIQVGVSKDSLEELCQEDVERKEVATEVESSKENDRKEILPEEFYAAKERMKAERPKTPLGETESEREEVTRASVLQDESILKEEQKFKREERETVKEVRPEEGSQTEVKCDVEKEAPTEASELIENTGPQEEDILREREVTMLETATGFEKSLESIRALRKDEGGERLRETGDTEHEGRAEMLHREEENVAPSEPDEGPDPEGEGVIGPPESDPVRQAQAAEATITATGEAQECAAHDQDGLAGLERRGKEGSSQGHQGVGATAMTQEDVPKGGSMMGERLSEEVMDEDPEGEADKECILGTGVMKGRDTEGDGSLQGGVVVTEEDLHQDGGTAEMAEVKKEVLADLKAAAENTAANTASNFSDVAEEETWHTVDELLGKAAAAERVAVEETALSREDVPAVEEMPGIGASETEVGDLGEPLDLEGKAPQLGQAPKGEEAGTTQQGAELMGEETGLCSPVGGQESGQAEEFRLGLSQKRESEPRGESLQDEAILPVKPDCTGNQEKQEHTVQRESENVGLSTNHMKA
- the ERICH3 gene encoding glutamate-rich protein 3 isoform X1 — translated: MSHSHPAGLLAAYNSLTDKHLAGYFNNTRIRRHLLRSGLITRSGRVLSEKEYKLNIMKRDHQKYIRECLAQAIFHKVLDMERYHQLEIRKKLETLARKERIQRLKGEPTRWSMENNMPVLCPHPPAGPKTNRGHSVVVDDGHVSPMTRTAPRPYTAPGNMQPPIRLQPLPSNPAVGTVPKITPGSRSKTSLLENEAPFPIGGKKAVMKFRNSKDNSQGMNRYQLLNSYIPIPPSPPPRNGKTTWENRPETWRRRRFRPTTAPNGLEPLFTRDSRKIHKTPLHSNAAITMIYLGKNVHLSYMHPDFRDEIKVYQQHCGGENLCVYKGKLLEKETFQFISKRHHGFPFSLTFFLNGMQVNRLSSCCEYKHRKGSRLGGKRGYFGFVCVERSSPCYKCIIAMGLDKKPTSPKPRKQKSTEKREELEKGKGKLRKDRAYKIPRRNEMEGNRASASVIFSAEEENTEVDEVRTAIEEMESKGKPVQYVWEDDQENIFKYEYEEDFEVYEEKQDEKANEEGQADDQMNGMLKSPSDYEKYNLDPEKENETLSQKAPNADDNVEDEDDGCSESELEEDKQDIKNASSSSSRSHPYSRCSDNESVLGGRETLAENSPSESARSSSSQDLSENDEPGKPHLPTKDCLKTEIEDQEIIKTDVETKPLPIEESLENVLEEETEKGTQVIVKGSSEKSKEQISKEEKGNSKSKLWKESIAKVKDKKAGPRRVEKGVGQIRAEPGCHCPCDTESGVSSTDEAEKHSRKPETDTGTVPNRNLMMEERETLNSNKELKPIAAEMYILEKDEAMAEDEIPQHRDVDTTEEKGDVILWGKVGVNELPFGERKPTAGQPVLVKQFTEGREIPQHIASGAEAEDKEGLNPMGKEAARASECLKEDEALEEQGLMQTVLETEKAASEEEQVSEKAILANKALAQNSECVQEAAALSKATMPKGKAEGRAVVSEAGSEKLDVEESEEEAPTDLEDMGPEEDSASWGKAGSEEAIHGGEERAHDRKAVMGAETPLSSSASEKAEAIQVGVSKDSLEELCQEDVERKEVATEVESSKENDRKEILPEEFYAAKERMKAERPKTPLGETESEREEVTRASVLQDESILKEEQKFKREERETVKEVRPEEGSQTEVKCDVEKEAPTEASELIENTGPQEEDILREREVTMLETATGFEKSLESIRALRKDEGGERLRETGDTEHEGRAEMLHREEENVAPSEPDEGPDPEGEGVIGPPESDPVRQAQAAEATITATGEAQECAAHDQDGLAGLERRGKEGSSQGHQGVGATAMTQEDVPKGGSMMGERLSEEVMDEDPEGEADKECILGTGVMKGRDTEGDGSLQGGVVVTEEDLHQDGGTAEMAEVKKEVLADLKAAAENTAANTASNFSDVAEEETWHTVDELLGKAAAAERVAVEETALSREDVPAVEEMPGIGASETEVGDLGEPLDLEGKAPQLGQAPKGEEAGTTQQGAELMGEETGLCSPVGGQESGQAEEFRLGLSQKRESEPRGESLQDEAILPVKPDCTGNQEKQEHTVQRESENVGLSTNHMKA
- the ERICH3 gene encoding glutamate-rich protein 3 isoform X3; protein product: MQPPIRLQPLPSNPAVGTVPKITPGSRSKTSLLENEAPFPIGGKKAVMKFRNSKDNSQGMNRYQLLNSYIPIPPSPPPRNGKTTWENRPETWRRRRFRPTTAPNGLEPLFTRDSRKIHKTPLHSNAAITMIYLGKNVHLSYMHPDFRDEIKVYQQHCGGENLCVYKGKLLEKETFQFISKRHHGFPFSLTFFLNGMQVNRLSSCCEYKHRKGSRLGGKRGYFGFVCVERSSPCYKCIIAMGLDKKPTSPKPRKQKSTEKREELEKGKGKLRKDRAYKIPRRNEMEGNRASASVIFSAEEENTEVDEVRTAIEEMESKGKPVQYVWEDDQENIFKYEYEEDFEVYEEKQDEKANEEGQADDQMNGMLKSPSDYEKYNLDPEKENETLSQKAPNADDNVEDEDDGCSESELEEDKQDIKNASSSSSRSHPYSRCSDNESVLGGRETLAENSPSESARSSSSQDLSENDEPGKPHLPTKDCLKTEIEDQEIIKTDVETKPLPIEESLENVLEEETEKGTQVIVKGSSEKSKEQISKEEKGNSKSKLWKESIAKVKDKKAGPRRVEKGVGQIRAEPGCHCPCDTESGVSSTDEAEKHSRKPETDTGTVPNRNLMMEERETLNSNKELKPIAAEMYILEKDEAMAEDEIPQHRDVDTTEEKGDVILWGKVGVNELPFGERKPTAGQPVLVKQFTEGREIPQHIASGAEAEDKEGLNPMGKEAARASECLKEDEALEEQGLMQTVLETEKAASEEEQVSEKAILANKALAQNSECVQEAAALSKATMPKGKAEGRAVVSEAGSEKLDVEESEEEAPTDLEDMGPEEDSASWGKAGSEEAIHGGEERAHDRKAVMGAETPLSSSASEKAEAIQVGVSKDSLEELCQEDVERKEVATEVESSKENDRKEILPEEFYAAKERMKAERPKTPLGETESEREEVTRASVLQDESILKEEQKFKREERETVKEVRPEEGSQTEVKCDVEKEAPTEASELIENTGPQEEDILREREVTMLETATGFEKSLESIRALRKDEGGERLRETGDTEHEGRAEMLHREEENVAPSEPDEGPDPEGEGVIGPPESDPVRQAQAAEATITATGEAQECAAHDQDGLAGLERRGKEGSSQGHQGVGATAMTQEDVPKGGSMMGERLSEEVMDEDPEGEADKECILGTGVMKGRDTEGDGSLQGGVVVTEEDLHQDGGTAEMAEVKKEVLADLKAAAENTAANTASNFSDVAEEETWHTVDELLGKAAAAERVAVEETALSREDVPAVEEMPGIGASETEVGDLGEPLDLEGKAPQLGQAPKGEEAGTTQQGAELMGEETGLCSPVGGQESGQAEEFRLGLSQKRESEPRGESLQDEAILPVKPDCTGNQEKQEHTVQRESENVGLSTNHMKA